The Sedimentisphaera salicampi genome includes a region encoding these proteins:
- the recG gene encoding ATP-dependent DNA helicase RecG has product MGINLNTEIQMLKGVGPGKAPALQELGVCNGADLLEYFPRDWEFLPETAQISELTANANVCVCGVIESTDYHKFKRKPIFEIYLIDKTGALRIIWFNGGYLANQLHPGMRLAAYGKVTKYKHQLQMTNPRFKILREDIPEQDPKQLGGAVYPATASMSSGMLKYIVRKNIDELSACVKEYFTESFREEKNLLPRKEAFRLIHLPQEESHLSAAKRTLKYEELFLMQLGLAVRRYRMRNFAPSIAMKFSSQLDRRIRKRFPFFLTEDQDKAIEEIVSDMSEPKPMNRLLQGDVGSGKTVVAVYAALMAIANKAQVGIMAPTEILSRQHYQSISRFLEGSRVRTELVTGKMPASERKQLTEQISKGEVDIVIGTTALIQGGIDFHNLGLAVIDEQHKFGVEQRAKLRKDKAPHCLVMTATPIPRTMTMTVFGDLDVSVIKTAPPGRGKVTTKLVSPENRKKAMEYIRGLVKAGRQAFFVYPRIESGESDRNLKSAEEEFELLKTCVYPEFSVELLHGQMPQEQKKNVMERFRKGEVNILVSTVVIEVGVDVPNATVMVIENANNFGLAQLHQLRGRIGRGASDSFCFLFSESDNETAIKRLEVMQKSTDGFYIAEKDLEIRGPGELFSTRQHGLPDLKLANIVEDFEMLRMAKKDAEETLKEDPFLQSQENQNIKKAIIKKFGARLGLTDIA; this is encoded by the coding sequence ACTGCGCAGATATCCGAGCTTACGGCAAATGCCAACGTTTGTGTATGCGGTGTGATTGAGAGCACAGATTACCATAAGTTTAAGCGAAAACCCATATTCGAGATCTATCTGATTGATAAGACCGGCGCGTTGAGGATAATCTGGTTCAACGGCGGCTACCTCGCAAACCAGCTCCATCCCGGGATGAGGCTCGCTGCATACGGGAAGGTTACAAAATACAAGCACCAGCTCCAGATGACAAACCCGCGGTTCAAGATTTTGCGAGAAGACATCCCCGAGCAGGATCCCAAGCAGCTTGGAGGAGCGGTTTATCCGGCAACCGCTTCAATGTCAAGCGGGATGCTCAAATATATAGTTCGAAAGAATATAGATGAGCTTTCCGCCTGCGTGAAGGAGTATTTCACTGAATCTTTCAGGGAAGAGAAGAACCTGCTTCCCAGAAAAGAGGCCTTCAGGCTGATTCATCTCCCGCAGGAAGAAAGCCATCTTTCAGCAGCGAAAAGAACGCTCAAATACGAAGAGCTCTTTCTTATGCAGCTCGGGCTTGCTGTTCGCAGATACCGAATGCGGAATTTCGCCCCTTCGATAGCTATGAAATTCTCTTCCCAGCTCGACCGAAGGATAAGAAAGCGTTTCCCGTTTTTCCTCACGGAAGATCAGGACAAAGCGATAGAGGAAATAGTTTCCGATATGAGCGAGCCCAAGCCGATGAATCGGCTCCTTCAGGGCGATGTGGGCTCTGGGAAAACGGTTGTGGCGGTTTATGCGGCTCTTATGGCTATTGCAAACAAGGCGCAGGTGGGGATTATGGCGCCTACGGAGATCCTTTCACGTCAGCATTACCAGAGCATCTCCCGATTCCTCGAAGGCAGCAGGGTTCGAACGGAGCTCGTTACCGGCAAAATGCCCGCTTCAGAGAGAAAGCAGCTCACGGAACAAATCAGCAAAGGCGAGGTTGATATTGTAATCGGGACAACCGCCCTTATTCAGGGCGGCATAGATTTTCACAATCTCGGCCTTGCGGTGATAGATGAGCAGCATAAATTCGGCGTTGAGCAGCGGGCAAAGCTCCGCAAAGATAAAGCCCCTCACTGCCTCGTTATGACGGCCACCCCAATCCCCCGCACAATGACGATGACTGTCTTCGGCGATCTGGATGTTTCTGTGATAAAGACAGCCCCGCCCGGGAGAGGCAAGGTTACTACAAAGCTCGTTTCCCCTGAGAACAGAAAGAAGGCAATGGAATATATCAGGGGGCTTGTGAAGGCGGGCAGGCAGGCGTTTTTTGTGTATCCGAGGATTGAATCGGGCGAATCAGACCGCAACCTCAAAAGCGCTGAAGAAGAATTCGAACTGCTGAAAACCTGCGTATATCCCGAATTCAGCGTGGAACTGCTCCATGGCCAGATGCCTCAGGAGCAGAAGAAAAACGTTATGGAGCGGTTCAGGAAGGGCGAGGTGAATATCCTCGTGTCAACTGTGGTGATAGAGGTGGGGGTGGATGTGCCGAATGCCACGGTTATGGTTATAGAAAACGCAAACAATTTCGGCCTTGCCCAGCTCCACCAGCTCAGGGGAAGAATCGGCAGAGGGGCGAGCGATTCTTTCTGTTTCCTCTTTTCTGAATCTGATAATGAAACCGCAATAAAGCGGCTGGAGGTGATGCAGAAAAGCACCGACGGGTTCTACATAGCAGAAAAAGACCTCGAAATTCGAGGCCCGGGCGAGCTTTTCAGCACAAGGCAGCACGGCCTTCCCGACCTGAAGCTTGCAAATATTGTAGAAGATTTTGAGATGCTCAGGATGGCCAAAAAAGACGCCGAAGAAACGCTGAAAGAAGACCCGTTCCTCCAATCGCAGGAAAATCAGAACATCAAGAAAGCGATTATCAAGAAATTCGGCGCCCGCCTGGGGCTCACGGACATAGCTTAA